The following is a genomic window from Lagenorhynchus albirostris chromosome 2, mLagAlb1.1, whole genome shotgun sequence.
taaaaaCAGAGACCTctaacaaaagaatatatactgtgAAGCTGGTCACAGTCTTCCTGGGCAGCTTTCTTGAGCACTGCAGACCGCTGTCAGAAATAAGCCCTGAATCCTACTGCTGCTCGAAACCACTCCACTGTAAATAAACGTGGGGTTCCACAGTCCTCACCTGTGTAAGTGCAGAACACTCCACATACTTGACAGCCTTCAGGTCACGGGCCAGTTTTTCAGCAGTCTCTGGGGTGATAGGCTTCTGTTTATTCTTGGCAAGTTTCTCAATAGTAGAGGGGTCATCTCTGAGATCAATCTGGGTCCCAACAAGCAAGAAAGGAGTCTTTGGACAGTGGTGAGTTATCTCAGGCACCCACtagagaaaagatattttaaaaaatacacctgCATTAATCCACAAGCCTCCAAAGCTATTTACAATCAACAGAAGTTCTATGACAACCTTTTTTTCAGGACAAGAATATCTGACTAACTCaccttttctttcacattttcgaATGAGGATGGAGAGACCACTGAAAAACAGACTAGAAATACATCTGTTTGTGGATAACTCAGCGGTCGTAATCTGTCATAATCCTCTTgccctaaggggaaaaaaaactggagaaatcAGCAACTGAATCTTGGTGCCCTCATAGCATTAAAATCACAAATCAGTCAACAGACTAAGCATGCAGCTAACAGCACACTTATCATTAATAAGAAGGCAacttatttaacaaaatatatggcTTTGTAATAGAATATTTGAGCAATATTCTCACTCAGCTAATTCTAGTTAAAAGGTACAAAgtatcagttataaaataaataagtcacagggatgtaatgtacagcacagggaatacagtcaataatattataataactttgtatgatgtgtaatatataaaatatcaaataactgttatacagctgaaactaatataatattgtaagtcaactacacatcagtaaagaaaagcaaaaccaaaaaccaaaaaaaaaatttcaggtcCTTAGAACAGCAATGAATTTGTTATGTATTAATTATTTGCTTTGTTACTGATTTGTAGTTTTCAATCTTTGTGTCTACTAGCAACCAAACAATAatgtaacaaaaataaactgtTGCTACAGAAATAGTTAAAAATCAAATCTACTCCGATCTGATTAAGAAACAATCACAGTGAAACTATCTAagggaagaaaaatctcaatgAAACCCAGCTGACAAAATCCACTGCCCATGACTACCAAAGCAGATTCACATGTTTAGTTAATGTGTACATGTAAGACCACTACCTGAAActgaaaacacacagaaaaaaattcaacaagaATCAATGGATGCTAAATCAATATGGAGGAAACTCTGGTGAAAAGGAGAATATTTGTATGGTCTTAAAGATTATTAATAAACCACAAGGGGAAGAACATAACTACATTGTGAAGAAACAACATCACCTTGACTGAGTGATCTAGATTGCCATCACCAATGAGTGGCAGATGAGTATCATATGCCTCTACATTTATATCCTGAGAAAGACATCACTAAGGTAGTATTCCAACCAAAATAGCATAACTTgtatctaatcatgaggaaacagacCAAACCCAAAATGAAGAACATTTTTgtaaggggaagagggagagaggattcCTGGGCCTGTATTCAATAAAAACATcatgaaagaccaaaaaaaaaagggggggggcaggAGAGCTGAAGAACTGATCCAAATTATAagaaactaaagagacatgacaattaaatgcaatACATGGTCCTATGCTAAAAGCAGAAAAAACTGGACGTGGATCAACTGACAAAACTGGAATATAGATGTTAGATTAGAGTATGGTATCAATGCTAAATTACCTTAAGTTGATTACCATTATACAAAAATGTCTCTGCTCTTAGGAAATACATACTTATTCAAGGCTAAAtggcaacttactctcaaatagttcagggggaaaaaattatgtataaatatgttgaaagagaaaaatacagcaaATAGGGTAAAACATTAACAACTGGTAAATTTGGTTAAAGGATGTATGTGGGCTCCTGATACTATTTTTGCAACcgttctgtaagtctgaaattattgccagataaaaagtgttttaaaatatccatacacatttccagaactgtgaagggaagggaagagtcaCAGAGGAAGGATTTAACAGTCCAATTTCAAAAGTGAGCTACAACAATCCTATGTATTAAAAGAATAGCcctaaaagacaaacaaacaaacagaaaaaaaacaaaaagggaattccctggtggtccagtggttgggactctgcactttcactgcagagggcacaggttcaatccctggtaagggaactaggatcccacatgtcacacagcccaaaaacaaaaaaaaaccaaaaaacaaacaaataaaagaataggTAAGTAATTAATGACACTGAACCGTAtgctaaaaatggttaaaatggtaaattttatgttatattattttaccacaataaaaaaaaaactttaaggggaaaaaaggaaagttaaatattttgtatgccagtgattttttttgttttgttttgtttttgccagcATTGAGAGAGAATACAAGAATTTAGGGTAGCTATCAAAACATGATAATTAACGATGTCATTCTTATTGCCACTTAAATAATACAACATAAGTAGACAATAAAGGTACTGTCAGGATAATACTCTATGGAAAGTGAATAAAGGTTGAAGGAGAAGTCCAAACAGCAGatattacaaaacaataaaaccacCATCAGTACCTCTagcatttactgaatacttactaTAGCAATATGCTAGGGTTAGAATCAAAGGAATTCAAAGGTATGCACTAAGATGTGTAATTCTCACTtcttaaattattaatataatgtaCAACTGTAGACATAGAAGggatttggaaaagaaagaatgggGAAAACAAAATCAGCCAAACTCTAACAATTGTCTCAAACTGCCTGAGCTCTAACGCTAGCTGGAGCTTTGAGGCATCACAACCAAAGCTccaataaaacaacaaaacaaaaagtaaatgtaGAAAATAAGACAACAAAACAGTTAACCAAGCTGTGTAAAAAGTACAGACATTCACATACCTTTTCTTAGCCCTAGACCCTATTCAAATGGAAtatatttcacaaaaattaagtcTGGCATACTAGAAAAGGCTTCATTTTTAGTCATTCAGCCCCTGCAACAAAAAAAGATCCAAGTCTGTATTCCTGAGCACCACTAGGGGCATCTAAATAAATGCCCAATGTTTTACATGCAACCAACCTTCTATTCAGATGGACTGGtgacagaaaacaaatacagtcattctttttttttttttttttttggcagtacgcgggcctttcactgctgtggcctctcccatttcagagcgcaggctcagcggccatggctcaagggcccagccgctccgcggcatgttggatcttcccagaccggggcacgaacccgtggtcccctgcatcggcaggcggactctcaaccactgcgccaccagggaagccccagccattCTTTCTTAACACTAGATCCAAAGCTGTACTGGTCTGTCCATTTACTTGCAATGAACAAGCCCTCAAAGCTATAAATCTTTTCCTTtcccaaggagaaaaaaattaaaattgttcgATAAACAAAAAGTAGGCTACCTTACATCTACATTTGCTACAATTGCTACATTTAAGGAAACAGAATGAGTACGATCCCTTGGATGAGcaagattcttcaatatccaAGCATAATTTATCCAGCTAAAATCTATCCTCTAAGTATGAGGCAGCACTATCATTTAACATACTTTAAGGTACACAACATGATCAAGAAATTTTCACTCTACTGCGTAAGACAGGTTTTGACTACAAGTCTTAAATTATATCTACTCTAACAGTACACCAGCTCATCACTTAACTTCTAATACTTGACAAAAAGCAAGGATACATCTCATGAGTTgctggtttttttccttcctccataTTCAGAATTTGAATTCAAGAGGAACTAAGTCAGTTTGAACTGAGGGCTCTGGTCcatatgaaaaatctgaagtgaTCTCATggtatgaaaaataagaatactgCTAAAAAACAACACTTTCAGAGAATTCCAGTAGGACATTGTAAACCCAAGAAGACAAATTAAAGATTTCACAAAATTTACCGCTACAAATTAAAACCTAAACATTTTTTCTACAACCAAGTACTCAAAATTTAATGGCCCTTAGTGATCCCTGCTTCCTCTGTGCTATGGAGCTTACTCCTAAATAATTCCGTACCTTTtatatcataaaagaaaaagaaaaaaaatccaaaaataaatgagGACACTCTGGAACCTGAGATTCCTACCATGTTATGTATAACATCTGTAAAAATCTATACTATTGCATGTTAATGCAGAATTTACTGAAGATTCAAATCTTAGTCGTAACGCCTTTGGAAGGTTCTACAGTAGCACTAAACTAGAGACCAAAGCAGCT
Proteins encoded in this region:
- the CDC42 gene encoding cell division control protein 42 homolog isoform X1, encoding MQTIKCVVVGDGAVGKTCLLISYTTNKFPSEYVPTVFDNYAVTVMIGGEPYTLGLFDTAGQEDYDRLRPLSYPQTDVFLVCFSVVSPSSFENVKEKWVPEITHHCPKTPFLLVGTQIDLRDDPSTIEKLAKNKQKPITPETAEKLARDLKAVKYVECSALTQKGLKNVFDEAILAALEPPEPKKSRRCVLL
- the CDC42 gene encoding cell division control protein 42 homolog isoform X2, whose translation is MQTIKCVVVGDGAVGKTCLLISYTTNKFPSEYVPTVFDNYAVTVMIGGEPYTLGLFDTAGQEDYDRLRPLSYPQTDVFLVCFSVVSPSSFENVKEKWVPEITHHCPKTPFLLVGTQIDLRDDPSTIEKLAKNKQKPITPETAEKLARDLKAVKYVECSALTQRGLKNVFDEAILAALEPPETQPKRKCCIF